One genomic window of Manihot esculenta cultivar AM560-2 chromosome 16, M.esculenta_v8, whole genome shotgun sequence includes the following:
- the LOC110603656 gene encoding DDB1- and CUL4-associated factor homolog 1 isoform X3: MDESSSQAQGLAAGAPPSVTVDAQSQLQSQQERGVGEGVEEGTTKEVEELLEKAQKLIDKITSSPDNPNPTVLHALSSLLEAQESLYMEKSGHSPFNNNRASHSIGRLGNLVRAAASRLLMSCSLTWIYPHVFEEPVIENIKSWVMDESVKFSGEDRYWKHDLGKKEASDSEMLKTYSTGLLAVCLAGGGQIVEDVLTSGLSGKLMHFLRIRVLGETSTNHKDSTYLMESKNVSSASCVRGREEGRGRVRQVLEATHVDNSKLTDERALDDPISVEPLDRLPDGFGMVDSDGRDKLQGRDPRDGKTKFGDFDESGRDDSLRCRPSRGWPRPRGKGRANESGCENEQVLTSLGSGSRSGQGRSSRDRNLMKNFDLRREQDARKCPGTINPDGLPLEREDSDDCFQECRIGTKDISDLVKKAVRAAEAEARAANAPTEAIKAAGDAAAEVVKSAALEEFRSSNNEEAAVLAASRAASTVIDAANAIARDRNSNINDDSVPVGGTETEALDDAEEYFIPDSESLAQIREKYCIQCLEILGEYVEVLGPVLLEKGVDVCLALLHRSSKHKEASNGAALLPDVMKLICALAAHRKFAALFVDRGGMQKLLAVPRVEQTFFGLSSCLFTIGSLQGIMERVCALPSDVVNQVVELALQLIDCPQDQARKNAALFFGAAFVFRAIVDAFDGQDGLQKLLGLLNDAASVRSGVNSGALNLSNSATLRNDRSPTDVLTSSEKQIAYHTCVALRQYFRAHLLLLLDSIRPNKNNRSAARNIPSVRAAYKPLDISNEAMDTVFLQLQKDRKLGSAFVKTRFPAVDKFLGFNGHITMLELCQAPPVERYLHDLLQYALGVLHIVTLVNDSRKMIVNSTLSNNRVGIAVILDAANISGNYVDPEIIQPALNVLINLVCPPPSISNKPPVLAQGLQTVSGQLANPTALEPRDRNAERSQGELRERNGESSAGDRGSAAVSAARSISSTSQTPVPTATSGLVGDRRIFLGTGAGCVGLAAQMEQGYRQAREAVRANNGIKVLLHLLQPRIYSPPAALDCIRALACRVLLGLARDDTIAHILTKLQVGKKLSELIRDSGSQTSGTDQGRWQELTQVAIELIAIVTNSGRASTLAATDAATPTLRRIERAAIAAATPISYHSRELLLLIHEHLQASGLAATAATLLKEAQLTPLPSLAAASSLMLQASTQETPAVQLQWPSGRTPYGFLCNKLKASVHEDDPSLRCDSVLYSKKKPIVFSPTFGLQSRNHCVSHDSSQSSSKKALGGLKQFATPGNLLEAPSESLPKNNPDTESLCKTPILLPMKRKLSDLKDIGFASSGKRVSTSEHGLRSPVCLTPNAVRRSSLFGDAIGFSTPSSNLRDYGRSTPSSLVDYGDDNQYSNSTQLGLANDHQPSNSERLTLDCIVVQYLKHQHRQCPAPITTLPPLSILHPHVCPEPRRSLDAPSNVTARLGVREFRSIYGGVHGSRRDRQFVYSRFRLLRTCRDDADALLTCITFLGDSSHIAVGSHNGELKIFDSNSNGVLESCTSHQSPLTLVQSYLSGETQLLLSSSSQDVRLWDASSISGGPMHSLEGCKAARFSNSGSLFATLTTEAARREILLYDVQTCHVESTLSDTISTSTGRGHVYSLIHFSPSDTMLLWNGVLWDRRQSGPVHRFDQFTDYGGGGFHPAGNEVIINSEVWDLRKFKLLRSVPSLDQTAITFNACGDVIYAILRRNLDDVMSAVHTRRVKHPLFAAFRTVDAINYSEIATIPVDRCVLDFASEATDSFVGLITMDDQDEMYSSARIYEIGRRRPTDDDSDPDDAETEEDEEEDDEDDVDVDPMLGPDLDGDGDSDADDISNEDDDDDSVSELDDEDDGDFIMDDVDFDGGAGILEIVAEGDEDDDDDSQVVESYSSSEENDFVDNGFNY; the protein is encoded by the exons ATGGACGAATCATCGAGCCAAGCCCAGGGCCTGGCTGCAGGCGCTCCTCCTTCTGTGACTGTGGATGCTCAATCCCAATTGCAATCGCAGCAGGAAAGAGGAGTAGGAGAAGGCGTGGAAGAGGGAACAACCAAAGAAGTGGAAGAATTGCTGGAGAAGGCACAGAAATTGATAGATAAGATCACATCTTCCCCTGATAACCCTAATCCTACCGTTCTCCACGCCCTTTCCTCTCTCCTCGAAGCTCAGGAATCTTT GTACATGGAAAAGAGTGGACATTCACCTTTTAATAATAATCGTGCTTCTCATAGTATTGGCCGGCTTGGGAACTTAGTGCGG GCAGCTGCTTCAAGGCTTCTCATGAGCTGTTCACTAACTTGGATT TATCCACATGTTTTTGAAGAACCTGtaatagaaaacataaaaagcTGGGTGATGGATGAGAGTGTGAAATTTTCTGGTGAGGATCGCTACTGGAAGCATGATTTGGGGAAAAAGGAGGCCTCAGATTCTGAAATGTTGAAGACATATTCAACTGGACTTCTTGCAGTATGTTTGGCAGG TGGTGGTCAAATAGTTGAGGATGTACTGACATCTGGATTATCTGGAAAGCTTATGCACTTTCTTCGCATTCGTGTCCTTGGGGAGACAAGTACAAACCATAAAGACTCTACTTACTTGATGGAAAGCAAGAATGTATCTTCTGCTTCTTGTGTTAGAGGCAGAGAAGAGGGTAGGGGTAGGGTGCGGCAGGTTCTGGAGGCAACTCATGTAGATAATTCTAAGTTAACAGATGAGAGGGCTTTGGATGATCCCATCAGTGTAGAGCCACTTGATAGGTTACCTGATGGGTTTGGAATGGTTGACTCTGATGGTAGAGACAAATTACAAGGTCGAGACCCACGGGATGGAAAAACAAAATTTGGAGATTTTGATGAGAGTGGGAGAGATGACTCATTGAGATGCAGGCCTTCACGTGGATGGCCAAGGCCTAGAGGAAAGGGAAGAGCTAACGAGTCTGGTTGTGAGAATGAACAGGTTTTGACATCTCTAGGATCTGGTAGCCGATCAGGACAGGGACGAAGTTCTAGAGATAGGAATTTGATGAAAAATTTTGACTTGAGAAGAGAACAAGATGCAAGAAAGTGTCCAGGAACTATCAATCCTGATGGTTTACCTCTGGAGAGGGAGGATTCTGATGATTGCTTTCAGGAGTGCAGAATTGGAACCAAAGACATTTCTGATCTGGTAAAGAAAGCAGTTAGAGCTGCTGAAGCTGAAGCTAGAGCTGCAAATGCACCTACTGAAGCCATCAAAGCAGCTGGTGATGCTGCTGCTGAAGTTGTTAAGAGTGCAGCCTTAGAG GAATTTAGATCTTCCAACAATGAAGAAGCTGCAGTTCTAGCGGCTTCCAGAGCTGCATCTACTGTTATTGATGCTGCTAATGCAATTGCTCG TGACAGGAACAGTAACATCAATGATGACTCGGTGCCTGTTGGTGGTACAGAAACAGAAGCACTTGATGATGCTGAAGAATATTTTATCCCTGATTCTGAGTCACTTGCACAGATTAGGGAAAAGTATTGCATCCAGTGCCTTGAGATATTAGGAGAATATGTAGAAGTTCTTGGGCCTGTCCTGCTTGAAAAGGGAGTAGATGTTTGTCTTGCATTATTGCATCGCAGTTCTAAACACAAGGAAGCATCAAATGGAGCAGCACTCTTGCCTGATGTGATGAAGCTCATCTGTGCTTTGGCTGCTCATCGGAAATTTGCAGCTTTGTTTGTGGATCGAGGTGGCATGCAGAAATTGCTTGCTGTCCCTAGGGTAGAACAAACATTTTTTGGTCTTTCTTCGTGCTTATTTACCATTGGTTCTCTTCAG GGTATAATGGAACGTGTATGTGCACTTCCTTCTGATGTTGTCAACCAAGTGGTTGAATTAGCTCTTCAACTTATTGATTGCCCTCAGGATCAAGCCCGGAAAAATGCAGCCTTATTTTTTGGCGCTGCATTTGTCTTCAGAGCTATTGTCGATGCTTTTGATGGCCAGGATGGTTTACAGAAGTTACTGGGCCTTTTAAATGATGCTGCCTCAGTAAGATCTGGTGTTAATTCAGGTGCATTAAACCTGTCTAATTCAGCGACTCTTCGTAATGATCGGTCACCAACGGACGTACTGACCTCATCAGAGAAGCAGATTGCTTATCACACTTGTGTTGCTTTACGACAGTACTTCAGAGCACATCTTCTTTTGCTATTGGATTCTATTCGTCCCAATAAAAACAATCGAAGTGCGGCTAGAAACATTCCAAGTGTAAGGGCTGCTTACAAACCCCTTGACATTAGTAATGAGGCTATGGATACAGTCTTTCTGCAGCTACAGAAGGATAGAAAGTTGGGTTCTGCATTTGTGAAGACTCGATTTCCTGCAGTGGACAAGTTCTTGGGCTTTAATGGGCATATTACCATGTTGGAATTGTGTCAG GCCCCACCTGTTGAGCGGTATTTGCATGACTTGCTTCAGTATGCATTGGGTGTTCTGCACATTGTTACACTGGTAAATGACAGCCGCAAAATGATTGTAAATAGCACACTAAGCAATAATCGTGTTGGTATAGCTGTAATTTTGGATGCAGCAAATATTTCTGGTAATTATGTGGACCCTGAG ATTATACAGCCTGCATTGAATGTGTTAATCAATCTCGTTTGTCCACCCCCTTCAATTAGCAACAAACCCCCTGTTCTTGCTCAAGGCCTGCAGACCGTTTCTGGTCAACTTGCAAATCCCACTGCTTTGGAACCTAGAGATAGAAACGCAGAACGCAGCCAGGGTGAGCTAAGGGAGCGGAATGGAGAATCTAGTGCTGGTGATCGAGGCTCTGCAGCAGTTTCTGCTGCTCGATCCATCAGTAGCACATCACAAACTCCTGTCCCTACTGCAACTTCAGGATTGGTTGGAGATAGAAGAATCTTTTTAGGTACTGGAGCAGGTTGTGTTGGCCTTGCTGCACAAATGGAACAAGGGTATCGTCAAGCAAGAGAGGCTGTTCGAGCCAACAATGGCATAAAGGTTCTTCTCCACCTTCTACAACCACGCATATATTCACCTCCTGCTGCTCTTGACTGCATTCGTGCTCTTGCATGCCGAGTACTGCTTGGTCTAGCCAGAGATGATACAATTGCTCACATATTGACTAAACTTCAG GTTGGCAAAAAATTGTCAGAGCTAATTCGAGATTCAGGTAGCCAAACATCTGGAACTGACCAAGGCAGGTGGCAAGAACTTACCCAGGTGGCGATTGAACTAATTGCG ATCGTAACAAATTCAGGGCGAGCCAGTACACTGGCTGCTACTGATGCTGCTACCCCTACACTAAGGCGCATAGAAAGAGCAGCAATTGCTGCTGCAACGCCTATCTCCTATCATTCTAG GGAACTTCTACTCCTCATACATGAACACCTTCAGGCTTCTGGTTTAGCTGCAACTGCTGCTACACTGCTGAAAGAGGCTCAGTTGACACCTTTGCCTTCGCTGGCAGCTGCATCTTCCCTCATGCTCCAAGCCTCCACACAAGAAACTCCTGCAGTTCAACTTCAGTGGCCCTCTGGTCGAACACCTTATGGATTTCTATGCAACAAATTGAAAGCAAGTGTACATGAAGATGATCCCAGCTTGAGATGTGACTCAGTTTTGTATTCAAAGAAGAAACCAATTGTTTTCTCCCCAACTTTTGGTTTACAGTCGAGAAATCATTGCGTGTCCCATGATTCCAGTCAATCATCATCCAAGAAGGCCTTAGGTGGTTTGAAACAGTTTGCTACTCCTGGAAATTTATTAGAAGCACCATCGGAATCCTTGCCAAAAAATAATCCTGATACAGAGTCTTTATGTAAAACTCCAATTCTACTTCCAATGAAACGGAAATTATCAGATCTGAAAGATATTGGATTTGCTTCATCTGGGAAGCGGGTCAGCACTAGTGAGCATGGACTTCGGTCTCCTGTTTGTTTGACTCCCAATGCTGTGCGTAGGAGCAGTTTGTTTGGAGATGCTATTGGGTTTTCTACTCCTAGTTCTAATTTGAGGGATTATGGTAGATCAACACCCAGCAGTTTGGTAGATTATGGAGATGACAACCAATATAGTAACTCTACCCAGCTTGGGCTTGCAAATGATCACCAACCAAGCAACTCAGAGCGATTAACTCTTGATTGTATTGTTGTTCAGTATCTGAAGCACCAGCATCGCCAGTGCCCTGCTCCTATAACCACTCTTCCTCCACTTTCTATCTTACACCCTCATGTTTGTCCTGAACCAAGAAGGAGCCTTGATGCCCCATCAAATGTGACAGCTAGGCTTGGTGTTCGTGAGTTCAGAAGTATATATGGTGGGGTTCACGGAAGTCGCCGGGATCGCCAATTTGTTTACAGCAGATTCAGGCTGTTGAGAACTTGCAGGGATGATGCTGATGCCCTTTTGACATGCATAACTTTTCTTGGGGATTCATCTCATATTGCAGTTGGCTCTCATAATGGAGAGCTTAAGATTTTTGACTCCAACAGCAATGGTGTTCTTGAGAGCTGCACAAGCCACCAGTCTCCTTTAACACTTGTTCAGTCATATCTTTCTGGGGAAACACAACTGCTGCTCTCTTCAAGTTCTCAGGATGTGCGCTTGTGGGATGCCTCTTCAATCTCAGGTGGGCCTATGCATTCACTTGAAGGGTGCAAGGCTGCAAGGTTTAGTAATTCTGGAAGTTTATTTGCAACCTTAACAACTGAGGCAGCTCGACGAGAAATTCTCCTCTATGATGTCCAAACCTGTCATGTGGAATCAACCCTATCAGATACAATTTCGACTTCTACAGGTCGGGGGCATGTATATTCCCTTATACACTTTAGTCCTTCAGATACAATGTTGCTTTGGAATGGGGTCTTGTGGGATAGGCGACAGTCTGGTCCTGTTCATCGCTTTGATCAGTTTACTGATTATGGGGGTGGAGGCTTTCATCCTGCTGGGAATGAG GTGATTATAAATTCTGAGGTTTGGGATCTTCGGAAATTTAAGCTCCTTCGAAGTGTACCGTCACTGGACCAAACAGCAATAACATTTAATGCATGCGGTGATGTAATTTATGCAATCTTGAGGAGAAATCTTGACGATGTAATGTCAGCAGTTCACACCCGTCGAGTAAAGCACCCCCTATTTGCAGCTTTTCGCACTGTAGATGCAATCAATTACTCAGAAATTGCTACCATACCAGTAGATCGATGTGTCCTTGATTTTGCATCGGAGGCAACTGATTCCTTTGTTGGGTTGATTACAATGGATGACCAAGATGAGATGTATTCTTCTGCTAGGATCTATGAGATTGGTCGGCGGAGGCCAACTGACGATGACTCTGATCCTGATGATGCTGAAACAGAGGAAGATGAGGAGGAGGATGATGAAGATGATGTGGATGTGGATCCCATGTTGGGTCCAGACCTGGACGGGGATGGGGACAGTGATGCTGATGATATAAGCAacgaggatgatgatgatgatagtgTGAGTGAGCTTGATGATGAGGATGATGGGGACTTCATTATGGATGATGTAGACTTTGATGGGGGAGCTGGGATACTGGAGATTGTGGCCGAGGGAGATGAGGATGACGATGATGATAGTCAAGTGGTTGAATCTTACAGCAGCAGTGAGGAAAATGACTTTGTGGATAAtggttttaattattaa